One Entomomonas asaccharolytica DNA segment encodes these proteins:
- a CDS encoding KdsC family phosphatase produces the protein MLNFAERAKKIKLAVFDVDGVMTDGRLYFLPDGTEFKTFNTLDGLGIKMLMQVGIQVAVITGRSSIVVENRVKNLGIQHYFHGREDKLTALDELLAKTSFSHEQVAYLGDDLPDLPAIRKAGIGMAVANANDFVKQHALATTVAKGGKGAVREFCERILLARGQLEALQQQYL, from the coding sequence ATGTTAAATTTCGCTGAACGAGCTAAAAAAATCAAACTGGCGGTGTTTGATGTAGATGGAGTTATGACCGATGGTCGTCTATACTTCCTTCCAGATGGTACTGAATTTAAAACATTTAATACCCTAGATGGCTTAGGTATTAAAATGTTAATGCAAGTAGGCATACAAGTTGCTGTAATTACAGGCCGTAGTAGTATTGTGGTAGAAAATCGAGTGAAAAATCTTGGTATTCAACACTATTTTCATGGTCGTGAAGATAAATTAACTGCATTAGATGAGTTATTGGCAAAAACCTCATTTAGCCATGAACAAGTAGCCTATTTAGGTGACGATTTACCTGATTTACCTGCCATTAGAAAAGCAGGAATTGGTATGGCAGTAGCCAATGCTAATGATTTTGTTAAACAACATGCCTTAGCAACAACGGTAGCTAAAGGTGGTAAAGGAGCTGTTCGAGAATTCTGCGAACGTATATTACTAGCACGAGGGCAATTAGAAGCTCTCCAACAACAGTATTTATAA
- the hisG gene encoding ATP phosphoribosyltransferase, whose translation MLTIALSKGRILDETLPLLAEAGIVPTENPEKSRKLIIPTSQDDVRILIVRATDVPTYVEYGAADLGVAGKDVLLEYGGDGLYEPLDLNIAHCKLMTAGVTGKPDPKGRLKVATKFVNVAKNYYAEQGRQVDIIKLYGSMELAPLVGLADKIIDVVDTGNTLRANGLEPQELIAYISSRLIVNKAAMKMQHHRIQALIDTLRKAVESRKES comes from the coding sequence ATGTTAACTATTGCATTATCAAAAGGACGTATTCTTGATGAAACTCTGCCATTATTGGCAGAAGCAGGGATTGTACCTACCGAAAACCCAGAAAAAAGCCGTAAACTGATTATTCCTACTAGCCAAGACGATGTGCGTATTTTAATTGTACGTGCTACTGATGTACCTACTTATGTGGAGTATGGTGCAGCGGATTTAGGCGTGGCAGGTAAGGATGTATTATTAGAGTATGGTGGTGATGGTCTCTATGAGCCACTCGATTTGAATATTGCACACTGTAAATTGATGACAGCGGGTGTAACAGGTAAACCAGATCCTAAAGGTCGTTTAAAAGTAGCTACTAAGTTTGTTAATGTGGCCAAAAATTATTATGCTGAACAAGGTCGCCAAGTAGATATTATTAAGCTTTATGGCTCCATGGAGTTAGCACCATTGGTAGGCTTGGCTGATAAAATTATTGATGTAGTAGATACAGGCAATACCTTAAGAGCAAATGGTTTAGAACCTCAAGAGCTAATTGCTTATATTAGCTCACGGTTGATTGTTAATAAAGCCGCTATGAAAATGCAACATCATCGTATTCAAGCATTAATTGATACGTTACGTAAAGCAGTTGAGTCTAGAAAAGAATCTTAA
- a CDS encoding KpsF/GutQ family sugar-phosphate isomerase — MENKFNFIESAKRTIELELQAIDSLKEHINENFVTACKLILNAQGRIVVSGIGKSGHIGRKIAATLASTGTPAFFVHPAEASHGDMGMITKQDIVLAISNSGSTAEITTLLPLIKRLGITLITMTGNINSPLAQAANVNLDVSVTQEACPLNLAPTSSTTATLVLGDALAIALLEARGFTAEDFAFSHPGGALGRRLLLKVSDIMHTGKELPKVSLTTPLKQALLEMSRVGLGIALVVNAEDKLLGVFTDGDLRRTLDRDADIRHLTIEQVMTAKSKTARPEILAAEALKIMDDHKISVLPIVNDQQNPIGVLHIHDLTRAGVI; from the coding sequence ATGGAAAACAAGTTCAACTTTATTGAATCAGCCAAACGTACTATAGAGTTAGAGTTACAAGCTATCGACTCATTAAAAGAGCATATTAATGAAAATTTTGTAACAGCTTGTAAACTTATCTTAAATGCACAAGGCCGAATAGTTGTATCAGGTATAGGTAAATCTGGGCATATAGGCCGTAAAATTGCTGCCACCCTTGCTAGCACGGGCACACCTGCTTTCTTTGTACATCCTGCTGAAGCCAGTCATGGCGACATGGGGATGATTACTAAACAAGATATCGTGTTAGCCATTTCTAACTCAGGTTCAACCGCAGAAATAACTACCCTATTACCACTCATTAAACGACTGGGTATTACTTTAATTACCATGACAGGTAATATCAATTCTCCTTTAGCACAAGCAGCCAATGTTAATCTTGATGTGAGTGTTACCCAAGAAGCCTGCCCGCTTAATTTAGCACCCACCTCCTCTACTACTGCAACATTGGTACTAGGTGATGCACTAGCTATTGCTCTTTTAGAAGCAAGGGGTTTTACAGCAGAAGATTTTGCTTTCTCACATCCTGGCGGTGCTTTGGGTCGTCGTTTACTATTAAAAGTATCTGATATTATGCATACAGGTAAAGAGTTACCAAAAGTCTCTCTTACCACTCCCCTTAAACAAGCACTTTTAGAAATGTCACGAGTAGGATTAGGCATCGCTTTAGTGGTGAATGCTGAAGACAAACTACTGGGTGTATTTACTGATGGTGACCTAAGAAGAACCCTTGATCGTGATGCGGATATTCGGCATTTAACTATCGAGCAAGTCATGACTGCAAAAAGTAAAACTGCACGCCCTGAAATTCTAGCGGCAGAGGCATTAAAAATTATGGATGATCACAAAATTAGTGTATTACCAATTGTTAATGATCAGCAAAACCCAATAGGTGTATTACATATCCATGATCTAACTCGCGCAGGGGTTATTTAA
- the mlaE gene encoding lipid asymmetry maintenance ABC transporter permease subunit MlaE, with the protein MENKSKGLLERIQLLGRSAIDIIASLGNAGIFLAMSLIGRPGPGKHFQLLVKQIYFVGVLSLPIIVVSGLFIGMIMALQGYNILISYASAEAVGQVVALSLLRELGPVVTGLLFAGRAGSALTAEIGNMKASEQLSGLETFGVDPLKYVIAPRLIAGFISMPLLATIFVVVGIWGGAMVAVDWLGVFDGSYWGNMQSSVRFGYDVCNGLIKGIVFAFVATWIAVYQGYSCEATSVGISRATTKTVVFSSLAILGLDFILTALMFGEI; encoded by the coding sequence ATGGAAAATAAAAGTAAAGGTTTATTAGAGCGTATCCAGTTACTAGGGCGATCAGCTATTGATATTATAGCAAGCTTGGGTAATGCAGGTATTTTTCTTGCTATGTCGCTGATCGGTCGGCCTGGTCCAGGTAAGCATTTTCAATTATTAGTGAAACAAATTTATTTTGTAGGTGTTTTATCACTACCTATTATCGTTGTTTCAGGGCTGTTTATTGGCATGATTATGGCGCTGCAAGGCTATAATATTCTCATTAGCTATGCTTCAGCAGAAGCGGTAGGGCAAGTGGTTGCTTTAAGTTTGCTACGAGAGTTAGGCCCTGTGGTTACAGGGTTATTATTTGCAGGCCGTGCTGGATCAGCATTAACAGCAGAAATTGGTAATATGAAAGCATCAGAACAGTTATCTGGTTTAGAAACTTTTGGTGTTGATCCTCTTAAATATGTAATAGCGCCTCGTTTAATCGCTGGCTTTATCAGCATGCCATTATTAGCTACTATTTTTGTGGTAGTAGGTATTTGGGGTGGTGCAATGGTTGCCGTTGATTGGTTAGGAGTGTTTGATGGCTCTTACTGGGGCAATATGCAAAGTAGTGTTCGTTTTGGTTATGATGTTTGTAATGGTTTGATAAAAGGTATTGTATTTGCTTTTGTTGCTACATGGATTGCGGTTTATCAAGGCTATTCTTGTGAAGCCACTTCTGTAGGGATTAGTAGAGCCACTACCAAAACCGTGGTGTTTTCATCACTAGCCATTTTAGGATTGGATTTTATTTTAACCGCATTAATGTTTGGAGAGATTTAA
- the hisD gene encoding histidinol dehydrogenase, with product MSVKIRRLSYNQADFSKQMNDLLSWESVSDDAVNGRVLEIISEVRKHGDKAVVEYTQKFDRVSAQSMAELTFDKDRIQQSLARINPAQRKALELAAERVRLYHEHQKQDSWRYTEADGTVLGQKITPLDRVGLYVPGGKASYPSSVIMNAIPAKVAGVPEVVMVVPTPDNEVNDIVLAAAAVAGVDRVFAIGGAQAVAALAYGTETVPAVDKIVGPGNIYVATAKRHVFGKVGIDMIAGPSEILVVCDAGTNPDWIAMDLFSQAEHDEDAQAILISQDKAFIEQVEASINKLLPTMERSEIIKTSLEARGALIHVDTKEQALEVANIIAPEHLELSVADPEDWLPEIRHAGAIFMGRYTAESIGDYCAGPNHVLPTSGTARYSSPLGVYDFQKRSSIIFCSEQGAAELGKTASVLARGESLTAHARSAEYRMKK from the coding sequence ATGTCAGTTAAGATACGTCGTTTATCCTATAATCAAGCTGATTTCTCTAAGCAAATGAATGATTTGCTAAGTTGGGAAAGTGTTTCTGATGATGCCGTTAATGGTCGTGTATTGGAGATTATTAGCGAAGTAAGAAAGCATGGTGATAAAGCTGTTGTTGAATATACCCAAAAGTTTGACCGTGTATCTGCTCAATCTATGGCTGAGCTTACTTTTGATAAAGACCGTATTCAGCAATCATTAGCGAGAATCAATCCTGCACAGCGTAAAGCATTAGAGCTAGCTGCTGAACGGGTACGTTTATATCATGAGCACCAAAAACAAGATTCATGGCGTTATACAGAAGCAGATGGCACAGTATTAGGTCAAAAAATTACTCCTTTAGATCGTGTTGGTTTATATGTACCAGGTGGTAAAGCTTCCTATCCTTCTTCAGTAATTATGAATGCTATTCCAGCTAAAGTGGCAGGTGTACCTGAAGTGGTGATGGTAGTACCAACCCCTGATAATGAGGTAAATGATATTGTTTTAGCAGCAGCGGCTGTAGCAGGTGTGGATAGAGTATTTGCTATTGGCGGAGCACAAGCTGTAGCTGCATTGGCTTATGGTACGGAAACAGTGCCTGCTGTGGATAAGATAGTAGGGCCTGGTAATATTTATGTGGCTACCGCTAAACGTCATGTGTTCGGTAAAGTGGGCATTGATATGATCGCAGGGCCTTCTGAAATTCTTGTGGTATGTGATGCTGGTACTAATCCAGATTGGATTGCCATGGACTTATTCTCACAAGCAGAACATGATGAAGACGCACAAGCTATTTTAATCTCACAAGATAAAGCCTTTATTGAGCAGGTTGAGGCAAGTATTAATAAATTATTGCCTACCATGGAACGCTCTGAAATTATTAAAACCTCGCTAGAAGCGAGAGGTGCGTTAATCCATGTTGATACCAAAGAGCAGGCTCTAGAAGTAGCCAATATTATTGCACCAGAGCATTTGGAGTTATCAGTAGCCGATCCAGAAGATTGGCTACCAGAGATTCGCCATGCAGGTGCTATTTTTATGGGTCGTTACACAGCTGAATCAATTGGTGATTATTGTGCAGGCCCTAACCATGTATTACCAACCTCAGGTACAGCACGTTATTCTTCACCTCTAGGTGTTTATGATTTCCAAAAACGCTCTTCAATTATTTTCTGTTCAGAGCAGGGAGCGGCTGAATTAGGCAAAACAGCTTCTGTATTAGCTCGTGGTGAGTCATTAACTGCACATGCGCGTAGTGCCGAATATAGGATGAAAAAATAA
- the murA gene encoding UDP-N-acetylglucosamine 1-carboxyvinyltransferase, which yields MDKLKITGGVALNGEIRISGAKNSALPILACTLLGDTPSTVSNLPHLHDITTMIELFGCMGIQPTIDEKLSLEVDASTIKTLIAPYDLVKTMRASILVLGPMLARFGKAEVALPGGCAIGSRPVDLHVRGLEAMGAIINIEDGYIKAELPPEGLHGANFLFDTVSVTGTENLMMAAALAKGQTVLQNAAKEPEVIDLANMINQMGGHVAGAGTDTITINGVERLQGTNFRVMPDRIETGTYLVAAAITGGKVKLKDTDPHILEAVLLKLQEAGAFIDTGKDWIALDMKGNRPKAVNIRTAPYPAFPTDMQAQFIALNAIAEGTGTVTETIFENRFMHVYEMNRMGAHILIEGNTAIVMGVDKMKGAPVMATDLRASASLVLAGLVADGETLIDRIYHIDRGYECIEEKLQLLGAKIKRVAG from the coding sequence ATGGATAAGTTAAAGATTACAGGTGGTGTTGCGCTTAATGGTGAAATACGTATTTCTGGTGCAAAAAACTCAGCTTTACCTATTTTAGCTTGTACTCTATTAGGAGATACGCCCTCCACTGTATCTAATTTACCGCATTTACATGATATTACTACCATGATTGAGCTTTTTGGCTGTATGGGTATTCAGCCTACCATTGACGAAAAGCTTAGCCTAGAAGTAGATGCATCAACCATAAAAACCCTTATAGCACCTTATGATCTAGTAAAAACTATGCGAGCATCTATTTTGGTGTTAGGGCCAATGCTCGCTCGTTTTGGTAAAGCCGAAGTAGCATTACCTGGTGGTTGTGCCATTGGATCTCGACCTGTGGATTTACATGTTCGTGGTCTTGAAGCTATGGGTGCTATCATTAATATCGAAGATGGTTATATTAAAGCGGAATTACCGCCAGAGGGTTTACATGGTGCTAATTTCCTATTTGATACTGTCAGTGTTACTGGTACTGAAAACTTAATGATGGCGGCAGCATTGGCTAAAGGCCAAACAGTTTTACAAAATGCTGCTAAAGAGCCTGAAGTAATTGATCTTGCTAATATGATTAACCAAATGGGTGGTCATGTTGCTGGCGCAGGTACAGATACTATTACTATTAATGGTGTGGAGCGTTTACAAGGTACTAATTTCCGTGTAATGCCAGACCGTATTGAAACAGGTACATACTTAGTGGCGGCTGCTATTACAGGTGGTAAGGTTAAATTAAAAGATACTGATCCCCATATCCTTGAAGCCGTTTTACTAAAACTACAAGAAGCTGGCGCTTTTATAGATACAGGTAAAGATTGGATTGCCTTAGACATGAAAGGTAATCGCCCTAAAGCAGTGAATATTCGTACAGCGCCTTATCCTGCATTCCCTACTGATATGCAAGCCCAATTTATTGCTTTAAATGCAATAGCAGAAGGTACAGGTACAGTTACAGAAACGATTTTTGAAAATCGTTTTATGCATGTTTATGAAATGAATCGAATGGGTGCCCATATTCTTATCGAAGGTAATACAGCGATTGTGATGGGGGTTGATAAGATGAAAGGTGCCCCTGTTATGGCTACGGATTTACGTGCTTCTGCTAGTTTAGTATTAGCAGGCTTAGTAGCAGATGGTGAAACCTTAATTGATCGTATCTATCATATTGATCGTGGTTATGAGTGTATTGAAGAAAAATTACAGTTACTGGGTGCGAAGATTAAGCGGGTAGCAGGTTAA
- a CDS encoding BolA family protein, producing the protein MQPTEVKSFLEERLPSSQVEVEGEGCNFQLNIISDELCALSPVKRQQQIYSHLNPWIADGRIHAITMKFYTRSDWAERN; encoded by the coding sequence ATGCAACCAACTGAAGTAAAGAGTTTTTTAGAAGAACGATTACCTAGTTCACAGGTTGAAGTGGAAGGTGAAGGCTGTAATTTTCAACTAAATATAATTAGTGATGAATTATGTGCGTTAAGCCCTGTTAAGCGTCAACAACAAATTTATAGCCATCTTAATCCTTGGATTGCTGATGGGCGTATTCATGCAATTACTATGAAGTTTTACACGCGTAGTGATTGGGCAGAACGTAATTAA
- a CDS encoding STAS domain-containing protein: MSDVNTKTALATLKEGSAGELLLAGQLDYRNGKHLCELGESIINNSSASSFTLDCSGVTRTSSVGLSLVLSLIRDAKKQAKPLMIKTFTEDLDEIAKFSGLIEILPLADDFKVVNVN; encoded by the coding sequence GTGAGTGATGTAAATACAAAAACTGCTCTAGCTACCCTGAAAGAGGGTAGTGCTGGTGAATTATTACTCGCTGGTCAGTTAGATTATCGTAATGGCAAACATCTTTGTGAGCTAGGTGAGTCTATTATTAATAATAGTTCAGCTAGTTCTTTTACACTAGATTGTTCGGGTGTCACTCGGACTAGTAGTGTTGGGTTATCATTAGTTTTATCATTAATTCGTGATGCCAAAAAGCAAGCTAAACCATTAATGATAAAAACTTTTACTGAAGACTTGGATGAAATTGCTAAGTTCTCAGGGTTAATAGAAATATTACCTTTAGCGGATGATTTTAAAGTAGTAAATGTAAATTAA
- a CDS encoding ATP-binding cassette domain-containing protein: protein MSPNSSYAVELQNMSFKRGDRYIFKDIDMTIAHGKITAIMGPSGCGKTTLLNLISGQLLPNQGKVMIDGRNIPDLSRNELFDLRKEMGVLFQSGALFTDMNVFENVAFPLRIHTDLPEQMIRDIVFMKLQAVGLRGAAKLAPDELSGGMKRRVALARAIAMDPQILLYDEPFAGQDPIAMGVLVRLIKLLNDALGITSIIVSHDIDETCSIADYIYVVGNAQVLGHGTPEELKQMDDPRVRQFIMGEPDGPIHFQFPAEDYQKALLGAE from the coding sequence GTGTCGCCTAATAGCAGCTATGCTGTGGAATTGCAAAATATGTCCTTTAAGCGTGGTGACCGTTATATTTTTAAAGATATTGATATGACCATTGCCCATGGCAAAATCACTGCCATTATGGGTCCGTCTGGTTGTGGCAAAACAACCTTATTAAATTTAATCAGTGGTCAACTGTTACCAAATCAAGGAAAAGTAATGATTGACGGTAGGAATATTCCTGATTTAAGCCGTAATGAGTTATTTGATTTGCGTAAAGAAATGGGTGTGCTGTTTCAAAGCGGTGCACTTTTTACAGATATGAATGTTTTTGAAAATGTAGCTTTCCCTTTGCGTATTCATACAGATTTGCCTGAGCAGATGATCAGAGATATTGTCTTTATGAAATTACAGGCAGTTGGCTTACGGGGTGCCGCAAAATTAGCGCCTGATGAGTTATCAGGTGGTATGAAGCGTCGGGTGGCTTTAGCCCGTGCTATTGCTATGGATCCACAAATTCTATTATATGATGAACCTTTTGCAGGGCAAGACCCGATTGCCATGGGTGTATTAGTACGCCTGATTAAATTGTTAAATGATGCATTGGGTATCACTAGTATTATCGTATCCCATGATATTGATGAAACTTGCAGTATTGCTGACTATATTTATGTAGTGGGTAATGCTCAAGTGTTAGGTCATGGCACACCTGAGGAGTTAAAACAGATGGATGATCCTCGTGTTCGTCAGTTTATAATGGGTGAACCTGATGGGCCTATTCACTTCCAATTTCCAGCTGAAGATTATCAAAAAGCATTATTGGGAGCTGAGTAA
- the mlaD gene encoding outer membrane lipid asymmetry maintenance protein MlaD, with amino-acid sequence MNNRALEITVGLFVLAGILALALLAFRVSGLTLGDTGQGTFRVTAYFDNVDGLKVRSRVAFAGVTIGKVTAIEMAPEQYQAKVTLELNGDVNYLPEDSTAIIYTAGLLGEKYVGFSLGGEEEVLKDGSVIRDTQSTLVLEDLINKFVMGSDDSGKEVAKQLQTMNDTLKELVKTNPNLAH; translated from the coding sequence ATGAATAACCGTGCCCTTGAGATTACCGTAGGTCTTTTTGTATTGGCCGGTATATTGGCGCTTGCTTTATTAGCCTTTAGAGTAAGTGGTTTGACTTTAGGAGATACTGGCCAAGGTACTTTTAGAGTGACAGCCTATTTTGATAATGTGGATGGTTTGAAAGTTCGTTCACGGGTTGCTTTTGCTGGTGTAACAATTGGTAAAGTAACTGCTATTGAAATGGCGCCTGAACAATATCAAGCTAAAGTAACTTTAGAGTTAAATGGTGATGTTAACTATTTGCCTGAAGATTCTACTGCCATTATTTATACTGCTGGCCTATTAGGTGAAAAATATGTGGGTTTCAGCTTAGGTGGTGAAGAAGAAGTATTAAAAGATGGTTCTGTGATTCGAGATACTCAGTCAACACTAGTGTTAGAGGATTTAATTAACAAATTTGTTATGGGCTCTGATGATAGTGGTAAAGAAGTTGCTAAGCAACTGCAAACAATGAATGATACTTTGAAAGAACTAGTTAAAACTAATCCAAATCTTGCGCATTAA
- a CDS encoding MlaC/ttg2D family ABC transporter substrate-binding protein: MIKKYSHLVFTCLLAIFATSVVAAEQTPQQVVQSTVDVLLKDLNANRAKYKRDPATFHASLHSILTPVVDVDGIARTVMTVKYARRATPQQMETFKANFEKGLMQFYGNALLEYENQGIKVLRTTPTDDPNRVSVAMELRGNNNTIYPVSYTMVKLDGKWVIRNVIVNGLNIGKLFRDQFASEMRNNNDNLDYVINNWADAVKRAQESSDKD, from the coding sequence ATGATTAAAAAATACAGTCATTTAGTTTTTACATGCTTATTAGCTATTTTTGCAACCAGTGTTGTAGCCGCAGAGCAAACACCACAACAAGTGGTTCAATCTACTGTAGATGTGTTGTTAAAAGACCTTAATGCAAATAGGGCTAAATATAAAAGAGATCCTGCTACCTTCCATGCATCATTACATAGTATTTTAACACCTGTTGTTGATGTGGATGGTATTGCTCGCACTGTGATGACTGTAAAATATGCGCGTCGTGCTACGCCTCAACAAATGGAAACCTTTAAAGCTAACTTTGAGAAAGGTTTGATGCAGTTCTATGGTAATGCTTTACTTGAGTATGAAAACCAAGGTATTAAGGTATTAAGAACTACACCTACAGATGACCCTAATCGTGTTAGCGTAGCAATGGAGTTAAGAGGTAATAACAACACTATCTATCCAGTTTCTTATACAATGGTTAAATTGGATGGTAAATGGGTTATCAGAAACGTTATCGTAAATGGTTTAAATATTGGTAAATTGTTCAGAGATCAATTTGCAAGTGAAATGCGTAATAATAACGATAATTTAGATTATGTTATCAACAATTGGGCTGATGCAGTAAAACGTGCTCAAGAGTCATCAGATAAAGATTAA